One genomic window of Pseudomonadales bacterium includes the following:
- the murD gene encoding UDP-N-acetylmuramoyl-L-alanine--D-glutamate ligase, with translation MGKTGQSCAQFLQSQNESFVWCDTREQPADVAWLRTQYPAVEFHCGALSADLLRDTSELIVSPGVTVLEPAIQAAVAAGVAVVGDIELFVRATQKPIIAITGSNAKSTVTTLIGDMAAACDLRAGVGGNLGTPVLDMLQQDANLDCYVLELSSFQLETTCSLRALVATVLNISDDHMDRYDSVHAYTEAKHRIYHNAKNIVFNRADALTQADEKNAALRWSFGVDSGDAQHGVGVKNFDGQPCLVLNQQKKIMPLSDIRIAGLHNVANVSAAFAIAAAAGWELERCAHAVREFKGLAHRCQWVAEKNGVRYYNDSKGTNVGATIAAIEGLAQEKNLVLIAGGEGKGADFSVLSPVIGKYVRAVVLIGRDAGIIANYCSGAVQFHAASMIGAVQQAAAIAQANDVVLLSPACASFDMFKNYEDRGAQFCAAVEALV, from the coding sequence ATGGGCAAAACGGGCCAGTCCTGCGCGCAATTTTTGCAAAGCCAGAACGAAAGTTTTGTCTGGTGTGATACGCGTGAGCAGCCAGCCGATGTGGCGTGGTTGCGTACGCAATATCCTGCTGTTGAATTTCATTGCGGTGCTTTGTCGGCAGACTTGTTGCGCGATACGAGTGAATTGATCGTCAGCCCTGGTGTTACTGTGCTGGAGCCCGCTATACAAGCGGCGGTGGCAGCAGGCGTTGCTGTGGTAGGTGATATTGAATTGTTTGTGCGCGCCACACAAAAGCCCATCATCGCTATCACCGGTTCCAATGCAAAAAGTACCGTAACAACTTTGATCGGTGACATGGCGGCAGCCTGCGATTTGCGGGCGGGTGTTGGCGGTAATTTGGGTACGCCTGTACTGGATATGTTGCAGCAAGATGCAAACTTGGATTGCTATGTGTTGGAATTGTCGAGCTTCCAGTTGGAAACGACATGCAGTTTGCGTGCGCTGGTCGCCACGGTGTTGAACATCAGTGACGATCACATGGATCGCTACGACAGTGTGCATGCTTACACGGAAGCCAAGCATCGTATTTATCACAACGCAAAAAATATAGTATTTAACCGCGCGGATGCGTTGACGCAGGCTGATGAAAAAAATGCAGCGCTTCGTTGGTCATTTGGTGTTGATAGTGGTGATGCGCAGCACGGTGTCGGCGTAAAAAATTTTGATGGTCAGCCTTGCTTGGTTTTGAATCAACAGAAAAAAATAATGCCGCTGTCGGATATTCGTATCGCTGGCTTACACAATGTTGCCAATGTGTCGGCGGCTTTTGCTATTGCGGCGGCAGCGGGATGGGAGCTAGAGCGTTGCGCGCATGCAGTGCGCGAATTTAAAGGTTTGGCGCATCGCTGCCAATGGGTGGCTGAGAAAAATGGTGTGCGCTATTACAACGATTCTAAAGGCACGAATGTTGGCGCAACGATTGCGGCGATTGAGGGTTTGGCACAAGAAAAAAATCTGGTGTTGATCGCCGGCGGTGAAGGCAAAGGTGCTGATTTTTCAGTGCTATCCCCTGTGATTGGAAAATATGTGCGTGCTGTAGTGTTGATCGGTCGTGACGCCGGCATTATTGCCAATTATTGTTCGGGCGCAGTGCAATTTCATGCAGCATCAATGATAGGCGCTGTGCAACAAGCAGCAGCCATCGCGCAAGCTAATGATGTGGTGTTGTTGTCACCAGCTTGCGCCAGTTTCGATATGTTCAAGAATTATGAAGATCGTGGCGCGCAGTTTTGTGCGGCTGTGGAGGCGTTGGTATGA
- the mraY gene encoding phospho-N-acetylmuramoyl-pentapeptide-transferase: protein MLIWLAEYLSQYWSAFSVVQYQTFRAIMGVLTALVFSLLMGPSVIAYLQRLKIGQSVRTDGPQSHLGKSGTPTMGGVLILLSICLSTFLWAKLDNRYVWVVMLTTVCFAAIGWVDDWRKVVEKNSRGLPSRWKYFWQSVFGLASAWFLYETAKTPVELQLYVPFFKDVAINLGWFYVPFVYFVVVGSSNAVNLTDGLDGLAIMPSVMIAGALAVFAYAVGNIKFAGYLNLPYIEGAGELIIFCGAFVGAGLGFLWFNTYPAQVFMGDVGALALGAALGLIAVIVRHEIVFFIMSGVFVMETVSVILQVASFKLTGKRIFRMAPIHHHFELKGWPEPRVIVRFWIITVILILIGLATLKLR from the coding sequence ATGTTGATTTGGTTGGCGGAATATTTATCACAATATTGGAGTGCATTCTCCGTTGTGCAGTATCAAACATTTCGCGCCATCATGGGAGTGCTGACTGCATTGGTCTTTTCGTTATTGATGGGCCCGTCAGTCATTGCTTATTTGCAGCGATTAAAAATTGGCCAGTCTGTGCGCACCGATGGGCCTCAGTCGCATTTAGGTAAATCAGGCACACCGACTATGGGTGGTGTTTTGATTTTGTTATCTATTTGTTTAAGCACTTTTTTGTGGGCGAAGTTGGATAATCGCTATGTTTGGGTGGTTATGCTTACCACCGTTTGTTTCGCCGCTATTGGCTGGGTAGATGATTGGCGAAAAGTGGTAGAAAAAAATTCACGAGGCTTGCCTTCGCGTTGGAAATATTTTTGGCAGTCGGTATTCGGTTTGGCATCAGCTTGGTTTTTATACGAAACGGCAAAAACACCTGTTGAGTTACAGTTGTATGTACCATTTTTTAAAGATGTGGCTATTAACCTCGGTTGGTTCTATGTGCCCTTTGTTTATTTTGTGGTCGTTGGTTCTAGCAATGCCGTGAATTTAACGGATGGATTAGATGGTTTGGCCATCATGCCTTCAGTCATGATTGCGGGAGCGTTAGCTGTATTCGCCTACGCTGTAGGTAATATCAAATTTGCTGGTTATTTGAATTTGCCTTACATCGAAGGCGCAGGTGAGTTGATTATTTTTTGTGGAGCCTTTGTTGGTGCTGGCTTGGGCTTCCTCTGGTTTAACACTTATCCGGCGCAAGTGTTTATGGGCGATGTCGGCGCGTTGGCCTTGGGTGCTGCGTTGGGTTTGATTGCCGTTATCGTGCGCCACGAAATTGTGTTTTTCATTATGAGCGGTGTGTTTGTGATGGAAACCGTGTCCGTTATTTTGCAAGTGGCCTCGTTTAAATTAACGGGCAAACGTATTTTTCGCATGGCGCCTATACATCACCATTTTGAATTAAAAGGTTGGCCAGAGCCGCGCGTGATTGTGCGTTTTTGGATCATTACCGTTATTTTAATTCTCATTGGTTTAGCAACCTTGAAACTGCGTTAA
- the murF gene encoding UDP-N-acetylmuramoyl-tripeptide--D-alanyl-D-alanine ligase encodes MMRAQTLFVVADACGAARSATDTAFTRVVIDSRKVQAGDLFVALAGERFDAHDFLADVQRAGAVAAIVERKNAALNFPQLEVSDCVQALGKIACLNRNLFSGKIIGLTGSAGKTTTKEMIAAILVQQGKPLITQGNLNNHLGVPLTLLSLSPEHDCAVIEMGASAVGEIRYLTQMVKPQVALVTNVAPAHLEGFGSIENVASGKREIFEGLASDGTAIINLDNSWTASWLDSVSEQFRVLTFSMQKTADVFAENIVQTAAGVSFALCTSTEHRNIALNFIGTHNVGNALAAAASCLALGISLDVIAQGLHTAKPYKGRLQLRKGVQGSSVIDDSYNANPASVRMAIDTLMQCDGEKILVLGDMGELGSDAKALHAEIGSYARQVGIKKLLVTGELSRATAQAFGAEAQHFPNWELLTERCVVLAQAKTVFLIKGSRSAGMDRVADHLAATEDSLC; translated from the coding sequence ATGATGCGAGCGCAAACGCTATTTGTGGTGGCGGATGCCTGTGGTGCTGCTCGCAGCGCAACGGATACTGCGTTTACACGCGTGGTAATTGATAGCCGTAAAGTGCAAGCGGGCGATTTGTTTGTCGCGCTGGCTGGCGAGCGCTTTGATGCGCACGATTTTTTGGCTGATGTGCAGAGAGCAGGCGCTGTCGCTGCTATCGTCGAAAGAAAAAATGCTGCATTAAATTTTCCGCAGCTGGAAGTGAGTGATTGCGTGCAAGCATTGGGAAAAATTGCCTGCCTGAATCGCAATTTATTTAGCGGAAAAATAATTGGCTTAACGGGCAGTGCCGGTAAAACCACGACCAAAGAAATGATTGCTGCAATTTTGGTACAGCAGGGCAAGCCCCTAATCACACAAGGCAATCTCAATAATCATTTGGGTGTGCCATTAACGCTATTGTCGTTATCGCCTGAGCATGATTGTGCCGTGATAGAAATGGGTGCTAGTGCAGTGGGTGAAATTCGTTATCTCACGCAGATGGTGAAGCCGCAAGTTGCTTTGGTGACCAATGTCGCGCCAGCGCATCTCGAAGGATTCGGTTCAATAGAAAATGTTGCCAGCGGCAAACGAGAAATTTTTGAAGGTTTAGCCTCAGATGGAACAGCGATTATCAATTTAGATAATTCGTGGACAGCTTCTTGGCTGGATAGTGTCTCTGAGCAGTTTCGTGTGCTGACTTTTTCTATGCAAAAAACGGCCGATGTGTTTGCAGAAAATATTGTGCAAACAGCAGCGGGTGTTTCCTTTGCGCTTTGCACATCAACAGAGCACCGCAATATCGCTCTAAATTTTATTGGAACACACAATGTAGGCAATGCACTCGCCGCAGCGGCGAGTTGTTTGGCCTTAGGTATTTCACTGGATGTAATTGCGCAAGGCTTGCATACGGCGAAGCCTTACAAGGGTCGTTTGCAACTCAGAAAAGGTGTGCAAGGCAGTAGTGTGATTGACGATAGTTATAACGCCAATCCGGCATCGGTGCGCATGGCAATTGATACTTTGATGCAGTGTGATGGTGAGAAGATTTTGGTGCTCGGCGATATGGGTGAATTGGGTAGTGATGCAAAAGCCCTGCACGCAGAAATTGGCAGTTATGCCAGGCAAGTTGGTATAAAAAAACTATTGGTGACAGGTGAGTTATCACGGGCAACGGCACAAGCTTTTGGTGCGGAGGCGCAGCATTTTCCCAATTGGGAATTGTTAACTGAGCGTTGTGTTGTATTAGCGCAGGCAAAAACAGTTTTTTTAATCAAAGGATCCCGCAGTGCGGGTATGGATAGAGTTGCCGATCACTTGGCGGCTACAGAGGATTCATTATGTTGA
- a CDS encoding UDP-N-acetylmuramoyl-L-alanyl-D-glutamate--2,6-diaminopimelate ligase encodes MNGLAAVRTWFGDVLQGATVAHLQLDSRKVCANDVFFSLVDEPEIAQAHIAQAVQRGAAAVAVDASQRNSAANNSPTILIADLKRNLGAIAHAFYGQPSKNCTVVGITGTNGKTSCSHWLAQAWQKTIGQTAFMGTLGCGMLQQAQRFETGMTTPDVLTVHRLLADLVQQNTNMVAMEVSSHALDQHRVDSVQFDTAIFTNLTRDHLDYHGDMASYAAAKQKLFDVDALQLAIINADDAFGQQLIARVQKNGKPVLSYALENVTSDLGVERYEVTGQGIAASIRTPWGKGELQSRFPGGYNLLNTLAVVATLCGHGIGLEAALQAVAQLEVVPGRTHIVSEKNDDILVVVDYAHTPDALQKVLQALRPQTAKKLWCVFGCGGKRDKGKRPQMAQAVQALADYVVVTTDNPRDEKPEQIIAEIVAGFVATSHKAYEVIVDRDEAIKQVITNASAGDIVLLAGKGHEDYQEILGQRLHFSDVEHAQQALHLRRQQHAGGVA; translated from the coding sequence ATGAATGGCCTAGCGGCAGTGCGTACTTGGTTTGGCGATGTATTGCAGGGTGCAACCGTTGCGCATTTGCAATTAGATAGCAGAAAAGTGTGCGCTAACGATGTGTTTTTTTCTTTGGTCGATGAACCAGAAATAGCACAGGCACACATCGCACAAGCAGTGCAACGCGGTGCAGCGGCTGTCGCTGTGGATGCGTCGCAGCGCAATAGTGCTGCAAATAATTCCCCCACTATTCTTATTGCTGATTTGAAAAGAAACCTTGGTGCAATCGCGCACGCTTTTTATGGTCAGCCTTCAAAAAACTGTACTGTTGTTGGTATTACCGGCACCAACGGTAAAACATCGTGCTCGCATTGGTTGGCGCAAGCGTGGCAGAAAACAATCGGTCAGACGGCATTTATGGGCACGCTAGGCTGCGGCATGTTGCAGCAAGCGCAGCGTTTTGAAACGGGAATGACAACGCCAGATGTGTTGACGGTGCATCGCTTATTAGCTGATTTAGTGCAACAAAATACCAATATGGTGGCTATGGAAGTTTCGTCACACGCGCTCGATCAACACCGTGTCGATAGCGTGCAATTTGATACAGCTATTTTCACCAATTTAACGCGTGATCATTTGGATTATCACGGTGACATGGCGAGCTACGCGGCGGCGAAACAAAAATTATTTGATGTGGATGCGCTGCAATTGGCGATTATCAATGCTGACGATGCTTTTGGTCAGCAATTGATTGCACGCGTGCAAAAAAATGGAAAACCAGTGCTGAGTTACGCGCTGGAAAATGTAACAAGCGATCTCGGAGTGGAGCGTTATGAGGTAACTGGACAGGGTATCGCTGCCAGTATCCGTACGCCCTGGGGGAAAGGTGAGCTACAGAGCAGATTTCCGGGGGGATATAACCTGCTCAATACCCTTGCGGTAGTAGCCACCTTGTGTGGTCACGGCATCGGCCTTGAAGCTGCGTTGCAAGCAGTCGCGCAGTTAGAGGTCGTGCCGGGGCGCACGCATATCGTTAGTGAAAAAAATGATGACATCTTGGTGGTGGTGGATTACGCACACACCCCCGATGCTTTACAGAAAGTTTTGCAAGCACTGCGTCCACAAACGGCAAAGAAGTTGTGGTGCGTATTTGGATGTGGCGGCAAACGTGACAAAGGAAAACGCCCGCAGATGGCGCAAGCTGTGCAAGCTTTAGCTGATTACGTTGTGGTGACGACCGATAATCCACGCGATGAAAAGCCAGAGCAAATTATTGCGGAAATCGTTGCTGGTTTTGTGGCAACAAGCCACAAAGCATACGAAGTGATTGTTGATCGTGATGAAGCTATCAAGCAGGTCATCACCAACGCTTCTGCGGGCGATATTGTGCTGTTAGCCGGTAAAGGCCACGAAGATTATCAAGAAATTTTAGGTCAGCGCCTGCATTTTTCCGATGTGGAGCACGCGCAACAGGCTTTGCATCTGCGTCGTCAGCAGCACGCAGGCGGTGTCGCATGA
- a CDS encoding penicillin-binding transpeptidase domain-containing protein, which yields MAEKNMSSSKVQSKKNITQDILPRDGWRMKTAFGFLAFLALLLLGGLANHQVLMNHAFLEKQGEARMVRPVKIQAHRGMITDRNGEPLAVSTPVVTLWANPKEMGQDLESWRAVGRIMSWGEQEVREKMAQYGNKEFMYLRRQMAPAEAEVILAEGIDGVYGQREYKRFYPAGDVTASLVGFTNIDDRGQEGIELEFNDALTGKEGHRRVIKDLKGRVVKDLGLQRPEQHGLDIALSIDLRLQYFAHTILQSTVEKFEAKGGSAVVIDVKTGEVLAMVNWPSYNPNNRIGVKPNQMRNRAMVDVFEPGSTMKPLTMSAALESGKWKPEMVIDTNPGSINVQGKVLKDHRNYGVINLTGVIQKSSQVGTARIALSMDPNVVRGLFHRVGFGQVTGTSFPGESTGVLPSYQRWRDLDRVTMAFGYGVSVTTLQLAHAYSVFGNEGVKMPVSILRKDAVTQGERVLPEKVVQQLIPMLESVTLPGGTATRAKVPGFRVGGKTGTVHKLDGRGYSPNRYVAVFAGIAPISNPRYAMAVMIDEPSTGQYYGGEAAAPVFSQLMQGVLQLMGVVPDAIPPATTQPQTAEKNKVNVSKPATKGVTA from the coding sequence ATGGCTGAGAAAAATATGTCATCAAGTAAAGTTCAGAGCAAGAAAAATATAACGCAAGATATTTTGCCGCGTGATGGCTGGCGCATGAAGACGGCATTTGGCTTTTTGGCTTTTCTCGCTTTGTTATTGTTGGGCGGTTTAGCGAACCATCAAGTTTTGATGAATCATGCTTTTTTAGAGAAGCAGGGTGAAGCGCGAATGGTGCGTCCTGTAAAAATTCAGGCGCATCGCGGCATGATCACGGATCGCAATGGTGAACCTTTGGCGGTAAGTACGCCGGTTGTCACGCTGTGGGCGAATCCAAAAGAAATGGGGCAAGACTTAGAAAGCTGGCGCGCTGTTGGGCGAATTATGTCTTGGGGCGAGCAGGAGGTACGCGAAAAAATGGCGCAGTACGGCAATAAAGAATTTATGTATCTGCGGCGACAAATGGCGCCAGCGGAAGCAGAAGTTATTTTGGCGGAAGGGATTGATGGTGTTTACGGCCAACGAGAATACAAGCGCTTTTATCCTGCGGGGGATGTCACAGCAAGTTTGGTTGGATTCACCAATATTGACGATCGCGGGCAAGAAGGAATAGAGCTGGAATTTAATGATGCTTTAACAGGAAAAGAAGGTCATCGTCGCGTTATTAAAGATTTGAAGGGGCGAGTTGTTAAAGATTTGGGATTACAAAGACCTGAGCAGCATGGTTTAGATATCGCATTAAGTATTGATCTTCGTTTGCAGTATTTTGCGCACACAATTTTGCAAAGCACGGTTGAAAAGTTTGAGGCAAAAGGAGGGTCTGCTGTTGTTATTGATGTGAAAACTGGTGAAGTGCTCGCCATGGTGAATTGGCCTTCATACAACCCTAATAATCGTATTGGCGTAAAACCAAATCAAATGCGTAACCGTGCAATGGTTGATGTATTTGAGCCAGGCTCAACGATGAAACCGCTGACGATGTCGGCAGCATTAGAAAGTGGAAAATGGAAGCCGGAAATGGTGATTGATACCAATCCAGGCAGCATCAATGTGCAAGGAAAAGTATTGAAAGATCACCGCAACTACGGCGTGATCAATTTGACAGGGGTTATTCAAAAATCGAGTCAGGTAGGCACGGCACGAATTGCATTATCGATGGACCCCAATGTTGTACGCGGTTTATTTCATCGTGTTGGTTTTGGACAGGTAACTGGTACAAGTTTTCCTGGGGAAAGTACTGGAGTATTACCAAGCTATCAGCGTTGGCGCGATCTTGATCGCGTCACCATGGCGTTTGGTTATGGTGTTTCCGTGACCACTTTGCAATTGGCACATGCGTACAGTGTCTTTGGTAATGAAGGCGTCAAAATGCCAGTTTCCATCTTGCGAAAAGATGCAGTGACGCAAGGTGAACGCGTATTGCCAGAAAAAGTGGTACAGCAATTAATTCCAATGCTGGAGTCTGTCACTCTGCCTGGCGGTACTGCAACGCGCGCGAAAGTGCCAGGCTTTCGTGTGGGGGGTAAGACAGGCACGGTGCATAAATTGGATGGTCGTGGTTACAGCCCAAATCGTTATGTTGCCGTATTTGCAGGCATTGCGCCGATCAGCAACCCGCGTTATGCCATGGCTGTCATGATTGATGAGCCGAGCACGGGGCAGTATTACGGTGGTGAAGCGGCAGCACCTGTTTTTAGTCAGTTAATGCAAGGGGTTTTGCAGTTGATGGGAGTAGTACCTGACGCTATTCCTCCAGCAACAACACAACCACAAACGGCAGAAAAAAATAAAGTCAATGTCAGCAAGCCTGCTACTAAAGGGGTGACTGCATGA
- the ftsL gene encoding cell division protein FtsL, protein MSAQSPDDQKKSFEISVFGLFCLVLLIFSVMGTALGVIVSTFENRRYLAELETLRKDARNMQVLWGQYLVEKTTWAAYGRVHDMAEKDLGMQAPQTDKIIVVKVQ, encoded by the coding sequence ATGAGTGCGCAATCACCTGACGATCAGAAGAAAAGTTTCGAAATCAGTGTATTTGGTCTGTTCTGCCTCGTGTTATTAATTTTTTCTGTGATGGGCACGGCCTTGGGTGTGATTGTTTCCACTTTTGAGAATCGTCGTTATTTAGCCGAGTTAGAAACACTCCGCAAAGATGCGCGCAATATGCAGGTGTTGTGGGGACAGTATTTGGTTGAGAAAACCACTTGGGCTGCATACGGCCGCGTGCACGACATGGCAGAAAAAGATTTGGGTATGCAAGCACCGCAAACTGACAAAATTATCGTGGTTAAGGTGCAATGA
- the rsmH gene encoding 16S rRNA (cytosine(1402)-N(4))-methyltransferase RsmH has translation MSHFTHTTVLLQEAVDALLTDRDGIYIDGTYGRGGHSALLLSRLSPAGKLLAFDRDTTAIHHAKTAHADDARFAIAHNNFGDMLSEVSARGWLGKVRGILLDVGVSSPQLDDAERGFSFLQNGPLDMRMDTSSGVSASEWINHASVEEMTTVFREYGEERYAKRIAQAIATARIEQPFQTTLQLAEVVSAANPAWEKHKHPATRVFQAIRIFINNELGELEAALQHSQQILCSGGRIAVIAFHSLEDRIVKHYFREQSRGKVLPRHIPVTGEAEGRTLKLVGKAVKASEQEVAQNPRSRSAVMRVAEKLPMECAA, from the coding sequence ATGAGTCACTTCACTCACACAACGGTACTGCTGCAAGAAGCGGTTGATGCGCTGCTGACGGATCGCGACGGCATTTATATCGACGGCACTTATGGACGCGGCGGACACAGTGCGCTGTTGTTATCGCGTTTGTCTCCCGCTGGCAAATTGCTGGCTTTTGATCGCGATACAACGGCGATTCATCATGCAAAAACTGCGCACGCTGATGATGCGCGTTTTGCCATCGCGCACAATAATTTTGGCGATATGTTGAGCGAAGTCTCTGCACGCGGTTGGTTGGGCAAAGTGCGTGGGATTTTGTTAGATGTAGGTGTTTCTTCGCCGCAATTGGATGATGCCGAACGCGGTTTCAGTTTTTTGCAAAATGGTCCTTTAGATATGCGTATGGATACCTCGTCTGGCGTCAGCGCGAGTGAATGGATCAATCATGCGTCCGTAGAAGAGATGACCACAGTGTTTCGCGAATACGGTGAAGAGCGTTATGCGAAACGCATCGCACAGGCGATAGCAACAGCGCGTATCGAGCAGCCTTTTCAAACCACGCTGCAATTGGCGGAAGTAGTGTCTGCCGCCAATCCTGCATGGGAAAAACACAAACATCCTGCGACGCGTGTTTTTCAAGCGATACGCATTTTTATCAATAACGAATTGGGCGAGTTAGAAGCAGCGCTACAACACTCGCAACAAATACTGTGCAGCGGTGGTCGCATTGCCGTTATTGCATTTCATTCTTTGGAAGATCGTATCGTCAAACACTATTTTCGCGAGCAGAGCCGTGGAAAAGTATTGCCGCGCCATATTCCCGTCACGGGTGAAGCGGAAGGGCGCACACTGAAATTGGTTGGCAAAGCGGTTAAAGCCAGTGAGCAAGAAGTGGCACAAAACCCGCGTTCGCGCAGTGCCGTCATGCGCGTGGCAGAAAAATTGCCGATGGAGTGCGCAGCATGA
- the mraZ gene encoding division/cell wall cluster transcriptional repressor MraZ, producing MFRGIAEINLDPKGRLAIPAKYREVLAELCRGQLVATIDIQDSCLRIYPLPVWQTLEAQLEALPSTDPNVRRIQRLLLGYASELEMDGNGRILLPASLRKYAQLDKKLVLVGQGKKFELWSEENWQQCLDTAVSGQFELPAAMSTISF from the coding sequence ATGTTTCGAGGCATAGCGGAAATCAATCTAGACCCGAAAGGGCGATTGGCGATTCCAGCCAAGTACCGTGAAGTACTGGCTGAGCTGTGCCGTGGTCAATTGGTCGCCACTATCGACATCCAAGACAGTTGCCTGCGCATTTATCCGCTGCCCGTGTGGCAAACCTTGGAAGCGCAACTGGAAGCACTGCCTAGCACCGACCCTAATGTGCGCCGCATTCAACGCCTGCTGCTGGGTTACGCCAGCGAATTGGAAATGGATGGCAACGGTCGCATTTTGTTGCCCGCTTCACTGCGCAAATACGCGCAGTTGGATAAAAAACTCGTGCTCGTCGGGCAGGGCAAAAAATTCGAATTGTGGAGTGAGGAAAACTGGCAGCAGTGTCTTGATACAGCCGTCAGTGGGCAGTTTGAGCTGCCTGCGGCGATGTCCACGATTTCGTTTTAG
- a CDS encoding AMP-binding protein: protein MNVLPLENPADRTLGRILMLQAQAIPDAPCYLVDDRCYTYGEVNRTVNRYAAGLKNLGVQKDDRVIIFMRSCVEFIMMAFAANKLGAVWVPINGDYKGEWLREAIEESKGKVLVTDTDKYPRLADAVDSKSYQSLVVKVNAGGSLPAGAVDLAAFEKLSDAEPDAVDVSYGDTCAILWTSGTTGKSKGVMQPHNVWINAAESAREYFAAKAGDVIYNCMPLYNTGAWITSVFRALIVGLPVALDEHFSASNFWDRIKHYGATETTTLGAMHMFLWNAPETPDDAKTTLRYANVIPLPPHMTKPFMQRFGIERIQKGFGQSEAALILRCLEDGEKQWKPNCLGSVATGVEVSIRDDAGNECPAGTPGEFCLHPLRPFAIFNGYFENPNATNNAYFGEWYRTGDLGVRDADGDYFFVDRKSDYIRDKGRNISSLQVEHAVMQHPAVQAVACFGIPSEHIESEAELKIDVVLKPDASVSAEELARYINDNAPYFFVPRYIEFVSELPMTPTNKVQKYKLREKGLSGAVWDRTKTDFKVSK from the coding sequence ATGAATGTACTGCCACTCGAAAACCCTGCTGATCGCACACTGGGTCGCATTTTGATGTTGCAGGCGCAAGCGATTCCCGATGCGCCGTGTTATTTAGTGGATGATCGCTGCTACACCTATGGCGAAGTAAATCGCACAGTGAATCGCTACGCGGCGGGATTGAAAAATCTTGGCGTGCAAAAAGATGATCGCGTTATTATTTTTATGCGCAGCTGTGTGGAATTTATCATGATGGCATTTGCTGCCAACAAACTCGGCGCAGTGTGGGTGCCGATCAATGGTGATTACAAAGGCGAGTGGTTGCGCGAAGCTATCGAAGAAAGCAAAGGCAAAGTGTTAGTCACCGATACGGATAAATATCCGCGCCTTGCAGACGCTGTGGATAGCAAGAGTTATCAATCTTTAGTTGTAAAAGTTAATGCAGGCGGCAGCTTGCCTGCTGGCGCGGTGGATCTAGCCGCGTTTGAAAAACTATCGGATGCAGAGCCTGATGCTGTTGATGTTTCTTACGGCGATACTTGCGCTATTTTGTGGACATCTGGCACCACCGGAAAATCCAAAGGCGTGATGCAGCCGCACAATGTGTGGATCAACGCTGCAGAAAGTGCGCGCGAATATTTTGCAGCAAAAGCCGGTGATGTGATTTATAACTGCATGCCGCTGTACAACACCGGCGCGTGGATTACCAGTGTTTTCCGTGCATTGATTGTTGGGCTTCCCGTTGCGCTGGATGAGCATTTTTCCGCATCTAATTTTTGGGATCGCATCAAACACTATGGCGCGACAGAAACGACAACACTGGGCGCAATGCACATGTTTTTGTGGAACGCGCCAGAAACGCCAGACGATGCCAAAACCACACTGCGTTATGCCAATGTGATTCCGCTGCCGCCGCATATGACAAAACCGTTTATGCAGCGCTTTGGTATTGAGCGCATACAAAAAGGTTTCGGGCAAAGTGAAGCGGCACTGATTTTGCGCTGTTTAGAAGATGGTGAAAAGCAGTGGAAGCCTAATTGTCTCGGTAGTGTTGCCACGGGTGTGGAAGTTTCTATTCGCGATGATGCAGGCAATGAATGTCCTGCGGGAACGCCAGGGGAATTCTGTTTACACCCGCTGCGGCCGTTTGCGATTTTCAATGGTTATTTTGAAAATCCAAACGCCACCAACAATGCGTATTTTGGCGAATGGTATCGCACCGGAGATCTCGGTGTGCGCGATGCAGATGGCGATTACTTTTTTGTCGATAGAAAAAGCGATTACATTCGTGATAAAGGCCGCAATATTTCTTCTCTGCAAGTGGAGCACGCTGTGATGCAGCATCCCGCTGTGCAAGCGGTCGCCTGTTTTGGTATTCCATCAGAACACATTGAGAGCGAAGCAGAATTAAAAATTGATGTGGTATTGAAACCCGATGCTTCCGTCAGCGCAGAAGAATTGGCGCGCTACATCAACGATAACGCGCCTTACTTTTTTGTGCCGCGCTACATCGAATTTGTGAGTGAATTGCCCATGACGCCAACCAACAAAGTGCAAAAATACAAATTGCGCGAAAAAGGTTTGAGCGGTGCTGTGTGGGATCGCACTAAAACTGATTTCAAAGTCAGCAAATAA